A single window of Streptomyces cathayae DNA harbors:
- a CDS encoding ScbR family autoregulator-binding transcription factor encodes MARQVRAEQTRATIITAAADLFDRQGYESTSLSDIVEHAHVTKGALYFHFAAKEDLAHAILELQSATCRRLARDTETRGHTSLEALMRLTFCIARLSAEDPVLRAGLRLATGGTRPRPPLSHPFAEWMDIVTARLLGAVKEADVHPEVDIEVVAHSLVCFFIGTRVVGRSREPVARQPRRTAEMWQILIRGLVPVTRRARYLSLAARLEREIAPV; translated from the coding sequence ATGGCGAGGCAGGTACGCGCCGAGCAGACCCGCGCGACGATCATCACGGCCGCCGCCGATCTGTTCGACCGGCAGGGGTACGAGTCGACGAGTCTCAGCGACATCGTCGAGCACGCCCACGTCACCAAGGGAGCCCTGTACTTCCACTTCGCGGCGAAGGAGGACCTGGCCCACGCGATCCTGGAGCTCCAGTCCGCCACCTGCCGCCGGCTGGCCAGGGACACCGAGACCCGCGGCCACACCTCCCTGGAGGCGCTGATGCGTCTCACCTTCTGCATAGCCCGCCTGTCGGCCGAGGACCCCGTGCTGCGGGCGGGGCTCCGGCTCGCCACCGGGGGCACCCGGCCGCGCCCTCCGCTCAGTCACCCCTTCGCCGAGTGGATGGACATCGTCACCGCGCGGCTCCTCGGCGCGGTCAAGGAGGCCGACGTCCACCCGGAGGTCGACATCGAGGTCGTGGCCCACTCCCTCGTCTGCTTCTTCATCGGCACCCGGGTCGTGGGCCGGTCCCGGGAACCCGTCGCCCGGCAGCCCCGCCGCACCGCGGAGATGTGGCAGATCCTCATCAGGGGCCTGGTGCCGGTGACCCGCAGGGCGCGCTATCTCAGCCTGGCCGCACGGCTGGAGCGGGAGATCGCCCCGGTGTGA
- a CDS encoding aminoglycoside phosphotransferase family protein codes for MTQAPTPTADTVRRLVRTLLKHEGGGADTAAGPDGVDVRPAGEGADPATWWVGTRHVLRLAPDRAASTRRRRELRLRELVRPHVPVAVPSSTAHGEWAPGLVYTLDTRLSGGSAERHRVSAGGEADLAALLTGLREVPVRQAETLGVPRVPPRSLESLRRAAGQAAERLTEADEFASGRLRQLTPSATAQLIAQPASAVLVHHALTGAHLVVSTEGRVRGVLGWAEAVIGDPAEDIAGLACAVGSPAAVRAATLAGYGARPCLRGLWLARCDSVLRLAEALGGRGTDPLPLLRIRLRRAWEAILLERVTDLRGTDDMP; via the coding sequence ATGACCCAGGCACCGACACCCACCGCGGACACCGTCCGCCGACTGGTCCGTACCCTCCTGAAGCACGAGGGGGGAGGCGCGGACACCGCCGCCGGGCCGGACGGAGTGGACGTGCGGCCCGCCGGCGAGGGCGCCGACCCCGCCACCTGGTGGGTCGGCACCCGTCATGTGCTGCGGCTGGCCCCCGACCGGGCGGCGAGCACCCGCAGGCGCCGTGAGCTGCGGCTGCGCGAACTCGTCCGGCCGCACGTCCCGGTCGCGGTGCCGTCGAGCACGGCGCACGGCGAGTGGGCGCCCGGCCTGGTCTACACCCTGGACACCAGGCTGTCCGGCGGGTCGGCGGAGAGGCACCGGGTGTCCGCCGGGGGCGAGGCCGACCTGGCCGCGCTGCTCACCGGGCTGCGCGAGGTGCCGGTGCGGCAGGCGGAGACGCTGGGCGTGCCGCGGGTCCCCCCTCGCTCCCTGGAGTCCCTGCGCCGGGCCGCCGGACAGGCCGCCGAACGGCTCACCGAGGCCGACGAGTTCGCCTCCGGCCGGCTGCGGCAGCTCACCCCCTCCGCCACCGCCCAGCTCATCGCCCAGCCCGCCTCGGCGGTCCTCGTCCACCACGCCCTCACCGGCGCGCATCTCGTGGTCAGCACCGAAGGCCGGGTACGCGGCGTCCTCGGCTGGGCGGAAGCGGTGATCGGCGACCCCGCCGAGGACATCGCCGGTCTGGCGTGCGCCGTGGGCTCCCCGGCCGCCGTACGCGCCGCCACCCTCGCCGGCTACGGCGCCCGCCCTTGTCTGCGCGGGCTCTGGCTGGCCCGCTGCGACAGCGTCCTGCGCCTCGCCGAGGCGCTCGGCGGCCGGGGCACCGACCCGCTGCCGCTGCTGCGGATCCGGCTGCGCCGGGCCTGGGAGGCGATCCTCCTGGAGCGGGTGACGGACCTCCGCGGCACCGACGACATGCCCTAG
- a CDS encoding GTP-binding protein — protein sequence MAGSDTTARAPAGRPAPDTVKILIAGGFGVGKTTMVGSVSEIAPLRTEEPLTMAGLDVDDLEGIEEKRDTTVALDFGRITVSDDLVLYLFGTPGQQRFWFMWNDLALGALGAVVLLDVRRPESSFAAIDFFERRGIPFVIAANGFHGKHPYPVEDIRDSLTLPEGVPVLLCDARERESSRDVLIALLDRLISAAAQER from the coding sequence TTGGCCGGCTCTGACACCACCGCTCGGGCACCTGCCGGGCGTCCGGCACCCGACACGGTCAAGATCCTGATCGCCGGGGGCTTCGGCGTGGGCAAGACCACCATGGTCGGCTCGGTCAGCGAGATCGCCCCGCTGCGCACCGAGGAGCCGCTGACCATGGCGGGCCTGGACGTCGACGACCTCGAGGGCATCGAGGAGAAACGTGACACCACGGTGGCGCTGGACTTCGGCCGGATCACCGTCTCCGACGACCTGGTGCTGTACCTCTTCGGTACGCCGGGCCAGCAGCGGTTCTGGTTCATGTGGAACGACCTGGCGCTCGGCGCGCTCGGCGCGGTGGTCCTGCTCGATGTGCGCAGACCCGAGTCCAGTTTCGCCGCGATCGACTTCTTCGAGCGCCGGGGCATCCCGTTCGTCATCGCCGCGAACGGCTTCCACGGGAAGCACCCCTACCCGGTCGAGGACATCCGGGATTCGCTGACCCTGCCGGAGGGTGTGCCCGTGCTGCTCTGCGACGCACGGGAGCGCGAGTCGTCCAGGGACGTACTGATCGCTCTGCTCGACCGGCTGATCTCAGCGGCGGCTCAGGAACGGTGA
- a CDS encoding substrate-binding domain-containing protein — translation MNTRPPSHGFPRRPVRPAVLAAAVGLLVTGCSAFDAAGDSSDSGSAGAAGGGTRVVMVTHGGEGDAFWDRVRKGAEAAAAKDGIDLTYVSDADPEGQAELVRDAVRDKVDGIALTLAKPQAMKGAVKEAREAGIPVVGLNSGIGAWKSTGLLEYFGQDDGVAGQAVGNKLNELKAEHALCVIHERGNVGLEARCAGMRKTFDGETENLYVDGTDERAVSGIVTARLRQDPTIDEVVANGAQQALIAADAAKKADTGAHVATFDLNKDLVDAVRRGDIRFAVDQQPYLQGYLAVDALWLYRTNGNISGGGVSPVLTGPAFVTKSNAASVAEFAANGTR, via the coding sequence ATGAACACTCGTCCCCCGTCCCACGGTTTCCCGAGACGGCCCGTCCGCCCGGCCGTGCTCGCGGCAGCCGTCGGTCTGCTGGTGACCGGCTGCTCCGCCTTCGACGCGGCCGGCGACTCCTCGGACTCCGGGAGCGCGGGTGCGGCCGGTGGCGGGACGAGGGTCGTGATGGTGACGCACGGCGGCGAGGGGGACGCCTTCTGGGACAGGGTGCGCAAGGGCGCCGAGGCCGCCGCGGCGAAGGACGGCATCGACCTCACCTATGTGAGCGACGCGGACCCGGAGGGCCAGGCCGAGCTGGTGCGCGACGCGGTCCGCGACAAGGTGGACGGCATCGCCCTCACCCTGGCCAAACCGCAGGCGATGAAGGGCGCGGTGAAGGAGGCGCGCGAGGCGGGCATCCCCGTGGTCGGGCTCAACTCCGGTATCGGCGCCTGGAAGTCGACGGGGCTGCTGGAGTACTTCGGCCAGGACGACGGCGTCGCGGGCCAGGCCGTCGGCAACAAGCTGAACGAACTGAAGGCCGAGCACGCCCTCTGCGTCATCCACGAGCGGGGCAACGTCGGGCTGGAGGCGCGCTGCGCCGGCATGCGCAAGACGTTCGACGGGGAGACCGAGAACCTCTACGTGGACGGCACCGACGAACGCGCCGTCTCCGGCATCGTCACCGCCCGGCTGCGCCAGGACCCGACCATCGACGAGGTGGTCGCCAACGGCGCGCAGCAGGCCCTCATCGCGGCCGACGCCGCCAAGAAGGCGGACACCGGGGCGCACGTCGCCACCTTCGATCTCAACAAGGACCTGGTGGACGCCGTCCGCCGGGGCGACATCCGGTTCGCCGTCGACCAGCAGCCCTACCTCCAGGGCTATCTCGCCGTGGACGCGCTGTGGTTGTACCGGACCAACGGCAACATCAGCGGCGGCGGGGTGTCTCCCGTGCTCACCGGCCCGGCGTTCGTCACGAAGTCCAACGCCGCCTCGGTCGCCGAGTTCGCCGCCAACGGAACCCGGTGA
- a CDS encoding DUF742 domain-containing protein, whose translation MGGGDVAGRLVRPFTLTGGRTRPSRADFTLITTVTAVDPQPEAAARPQPEHTRILRLCAEPVAVAEIAARLDLPMSVIVIMLCDLLEAGRITVRPPHHVTRTAPDLDLLQKVRDGLGRL comes from the coding sequence GTGGGCGGAGGCGATGTCGCGGGCCGGCTCGTCCGACCGTTCACCCTGACCGGTGGCCGGACGCGGCCCAGCCGCGCCGACTTCACGCTCATCACGACGGTGACGGCGGTCGATCCGCAGCCCGAGGCGGCCGCCCGGCCGCAGCCCGAGCACACCCGCATCCTGCGGCTGTGCGCGGAGCCCGTCGCGGTGGCGGAGATCGCCGCCCGCCTCGACCTCCCGATGAGCGTGATCGTCATCATGCTCTGCGACCTGCTGGAGGCGGGCCGGATCACGGTCCGCCCGCCCCACCACGTCACCCGCACCGCCCCGGACCTGGATCTGCTGCAGAAAGTGAGGGACGGACTTGGCCGGCTCTGA
- the cyc2 gene encoding germacradienol/geosmin synthase Cyc2 — translation MAPANQPFELPHFYLPHPARLNPHLDQARAHSSVWACEMGMLEGSGVWNQADLDAHDYGLLCAYTHPDCDGPALSLITDWYVWVFFFDDHFLELFKRSQDREGGKAHLDRLPLFMPLDPATPVPRPQNPVEAGLADLWARTVPAMSQDWRARFALATEHLLNESLWELSNINEGRIANPVEYIEMRRKVGGAPWSAGLVEYATAEVPTAVAGTRPLRVLMETFSDAVHLRNDLFSYQREVEDEGENSNGVLVLETFFGCTTQEAADTVNDILTSRLHQFEHTAFTEVPAVALEQGLAPHETAAVAAYAKGLQDWQSGGHEWHLRSSRYMNEGARRTGPWAGPTGPGTSAADVRGLLAAAGTARLRAHTHVPYQKVGPSLIPDLRMPFPLELSPHLAASRSTLADWCRRTGILAEGVWDEDKLAAYDLALCSAGLDPDATAEALDLSAQWLAWGTYGDDYYPLVYGHRRDLAAARLTTARLSDCMPVDGEPVPPAANAMERALADLWARTTAAMTPGERAVLKKAVNDMTESWLWELANQMLHRVPDPVDYLEMRRRTFGSDLTLGLCRMGHGPAVPPEVYRSGPVRSLENAAIDYACLLNDVFSYQKEIEYEGEIHNAILVVQTFFGCDYPRALGIVHDLMSRRLDQFEHVVEHELPVLYEDFELTAEARAIMRDYVLDLRNWLAGILNWHRSVDRYKDEWLSGRAHGFLPDRTPPLPVPSLS, via the coding sequence GTGGCTCCAGCGAACCAGCCGTTCGAACTTCCGCACTTCTACCTGCCGCACCCCGCGCGGCTGAACCCGCATCTCGACCAGGCCCGCGCCCACTCGTCGGTGTGGGCGTGCGAGATGGGCATGCTGGAGGGATCCGGGGTCTGGAACCAGGCCGACCTCGACGCGCACGACTACGGCCTGCTCTGCGCCTACACCCATCCCGACTGCGACGGGCCCGCCCTCTCCCTCATCACCGACTGGTACGTGTGGGTCTTCTTCTTCGACGACCACTTCCTGGAACTGTTCAAACGCAGTCAGGACCGGGAGGGCGGCAAGGCCCACCTGGACCGGCTGCCGCTGTTCATGCCGCTGGACCCCGCGACCCCGGTCCCCCGGCCGCAGAACCCGGTCGAGGCGGGCCTCGCCGACCTGTGGGCGCGCACGGTACCCGCGATGTCCCAGGACTGGCGCGCCCGGTTCGCCCTCGCCACCGAGCACCTCCTCAACGAGTCGCTGTGGGAGCTGTCCAACATCAACGAGGGGCGGATCGCCAACCCCGTCGAGTACATCGAGATGCGCCGCAAGGTGGGCGGTGCCCCCTGGTCGGCGGGGCTCGTCGAGTACGCGACGGCCGAAGTGCCCACCGCCGTCGCCGGAACCAGGCCGCTGCGGGTGCTGATGGAGACGTTCTCCGACGCCGTGCACCTGCGCAACGACCTGTTCTCCTACCAGCGTGAGGTCGAGGACGAGGGGGAGAACAGCAACGGCGTGCTCGTCCTGGAGACCTTCTTCGGCTGCACCACGCAGGAGGCCGCCGACACCGTCAACGACATCCTCACCTCGCGGCTGCACCAGTTCGAGCACACCGCGTTCACCGAAGTGCCCGCGGTCGCCCTGGAGCAGGGCCTCGCCCCGCACGAGACCGCGGCCGTGGCGGCGTACGCGAAGGGGCTGCAGGACTGGCAGTCCGGCGGTCACGAATGGCACCTGCGCTCCAGCCGGTACATGAACGAGGGCGCGCGGCGGACCGGCCCGTGGGCGGGCCCGACCGGGCCCGGCACCTCGGCCGCCGACGTGCGGGGGCTGCTCGCCGCCGCGGGGACGGCGAGGCTGCGGGCCCACACCCATGTGCCGTACCAGAAGGTCGGTCCGTCCTTGATCCCCGACCTGCGGATGCCGTTCCCGCTGGAGCTCAGCCCGCACCTCGCCGCCTCCCGGAGCACCCTCGCCGACTGGTGCCGGCGGACGGGCATCCTCGCCGAAGGCGTGTGGGACGAGGACAAACTCGCCGCCTACGACCTCGCGCTGTGCTCGGCCGGACTCGACCCGGACGCCACTGCCGAGGCGCTCGACCTCAGCGCCCAGTGGCTCGCCTGGGGCACGTACGGCGACGACTACTACCCGCTGGTTTACGGACACCGCCGCGACCTGGCCGCCGCGCGGCTGACCACGGCACGCCTGTCGGACTGCATGCCGGTCGACGGCGAGCCGGTGCCCCCGGCGGCCAACGCCATGGAGCGGGCCCTGGCCGACCTGTGGGCGCGCACCACGGCGGCCATGACGCCCGGGGAGCGGGCCGTCCTGAAGAAGGCCGTGAACGACATGACCGAGAGCTGGCTGTGGGAACTGGCCAACCAGATGCTGCACCGCGTGCCCGACCCGGTCGACTACCTGGAGATGCGCCGGCGGACCTTCGGCTCCGACCTCACGCTCGGCCTGTGCCGGATGGGCCACGGCCCCGCAGTCCCGCCCGAGGTCTACCGCAGCGGCCCGGTCCGCTCCCTGGAGAACGCGGCCATCGACTACGCCTGCCTGCTGAACGACGTCTTCTCGTACCAGAAGGAGATCGAGTACGAGGGCGAGATCCACAACGCGATCCTCGTCGTGCAGACCTTCTTCGGCTGCGACTACCCGAGGGCCCTCGGCATCGTCCACGACCTGATGAGCCGCCGTCTGGACCAGTTCGAGCATGTCGTGGAGCACGAACTCCCCGTGCTGTACGAGGACTTCGAGCTCACTGCGGAGGCCCGTGCGATCATGCGGGACTATGTGCTGGACCTGCGGAACTGGCTGGCGGGCATCCTGAACTGGCACCGGAGCGTGGACCGCTACAAGGACGAGTGGCTCTCGGGCCGGGCCCACGGCTTCCTGCCGGACCGCACACCCCCGCTGCCCGTGCCTTCCCTCTCCTGA
- a CDS encoding sensor histidine kinase produces the protein MSPRTGARRRLGSIRLSLVLLALVPSVTLAAMWGVTTIRMFSEGLQLRAQTELSRSTGAMGTEATLALQQERRLSAAWLVSPKTSRAALEAQREKTDVAVAKLVGQADAIAEAPARVSERLYSVLGSVGSLEYYRGQVDRPSDITAEQALDQYTSIIDDQIHAFQELSQVDDGDLTSQARPLVSLEHAAELVSQEDARLTLAWPSGELDEPSWSAFAGTVATRRWLVKDQIVPSLRGDTKTQTEKILHSPQWSTLQEIENEVLAVHPTAKGTAGLPDAQKQWDAALTKITPQYATLIRQQTDALLTRSAAEARGLLLTAAALSAGGLLALLLCVGMSWRITHSLSRRLHGLRMATLSLAEERLPDVVARLERGERVDAESATTALDYGHDELGQVAQAFNTAQRTAVHTAVELADTRRGFQKIILGIARQSQNLVNLQLSKLDALERRHTDPEVLKGLYELDSTASQLRRYEENLVIVSGERPGRSWSEPVALIDILRSAVGEVAEYQRVEVHTDEEVALAPPAVADVIHLLAELIDNATAYSPAPSPVGVRAAMVAKGLAVEVEDRGLGMSEDDYASMNAQLAKPPQFDVVALADDLRLGMFVISQLAHRHGIAVTLRPSPYGGTTAIVLLPHTIVVCDAPHGAEAAPAVVGNGHRTAAGPDRAATTGTTDTADSTDATDAPEPENTADARPPATDAAEAADTAETSETVAATAAPGPGKLTPLPRRVPQTSLAAELREEVAAPIAEHDSGDFTAEHAAASLGGFQRGTSRARANGGDPRAGAPRTDDAAVPPSAATDTAASSGAPAGSRELPNPPSDR, from the coding sequence ATGTCTCCACGGACAGGTGCCCGGCGCCGTCTCGGCTCCATACGTCTCTCGCTGGTCCTGCTGGCTCTGGTGCCCAGCGTCACCCTCGCCGCCATGTGGGGTGTGACGACGATCCGGATGTTCTCGGAGGGGCTTCAGCTCCGCGCGCAGACGGAGCTGAGCCGGTCGACCGGTGCGATGGGTACCGAGGCGACCCTCGCGTTGCAGCAGGAGCGGAGACTGTCCGCGGCCTGGCTGGTCTCGCCCAAGACGTCCCGGGCCGCCCTCGAGGCGCAGCGCGAGAAGACGGACGTGGCGGTGGCGAAGCTGGTCGGGCAGGCCGACGCGATCGCCGAGGCGCCGGCCCGTGTGTCGGAGCGGCTGTACTCGGTGCTCGGTTCGGTGGGCAGCCTCGAGTACTACCGGGGCCAGGTGGACAGGCCGAGCGACATCACCGCCGAGCAGGCGCTCGACCAGTACACCTCGATCATCGACGACCAGATCCACGCCTTTCAGGAGCTGTCGCAGGTCGACGACGGCGATCTGACCTCGCAGGCCAGGCCGTTGGTCTCGCTGGAGCACGCGGCGGAACTGGTGTCCCAGGAGGACGCGCGGCTCACCCTGGCCTGGCCGTCCGGGGAACTCGACGAGCCGTCCTGGTCCGCCTTCGCGGGGACGGTCGCCACCCGCCGCTGGCTGGTCAAGGACCAGATCGTGCCGTCCCTGCGCGGCGACACCAAGACGCAGACCGAGAAGATCCTGCACAGCCCTCAGTGGAGCACCCTGCAGGAGATCGAGAACGAGGTCCTCGCCGTCCACCCCACCGCGAAGGGCACGGCCGGCCTGCCGGACGCGCAGAAGCAGTGGGACGCGGCCCTGACCAAGATCACACCGCAGTACGCCACCCTGATCCGGCAGCAGACCGACGCGCTGCTCACCCGCAGCGCCGCCGAGGCCCGCGGTCTGCTGCTGACCGCGGCGGCGCTCAGCGCCGGCGGGCTGCTCGCCCTGCTGCTGTGCGTCGGCATGTCGTGGCGGATCACCCACTCGCTGTCCCGCCGGCTGCACGGCCTGCGGATGGCCACCCTCAGCCTGGCCGAGGAGCGGCTGCCCGACGTGGTGGCCCGGCTGGAGCGGGGCGAGCGGGTCGACGCCGAGTCGGCGACCACTGCGCTGGACTACGGCCACGACGAACTCGGCCAGGTCGCCCAGGCGTTCAACACCGCGCAGCGCACCGCGGTGCACACGGCGGTCGAACTCGCGGACACCCGGCGCGGGTTCCAGAAGATCATCCTGGGCATCGCACGGCAGAGCCAGAACCTCGTCAACCTCCAGCTCAGCAAGCTCGACGCGCTGGAACGCCGGCACACCGATCCCGAGGTCCTCAAGGGACTGTACGAACTGGACTCCACGGCGAGTCAGTTGCGCCGCTACGAGGAGAACCTGGTCATCGTCAGCGGTGAGCGGCCCGGCCGTTCGTGGAGCGAACCGGTCGCGTTGATCGACATCCTGCGCAGCGCCGTCGGTGAGGTCGCCGAGTACCAGCGCGTGGAGGTGCACACCGACGAGGAGGTGGCGCTGGCTCCGCCCGCGGTGGCCGACGTCATCCACCTGCTGGCCGAGCTGATCGACAACGCGACGGCGTACTCGCCCGCCCCGAGTCCCGTCGGGGTGCGTGCCGCGATGGTGGCCAAGGGCCTCGCCGTCGAGGTCGAGGACCGGGGACTCGGCATGTCCGAGGACGACTACGCCTCGATGAACGCCCAGTTGGCCAAGCCCCCGCAGTTCGACGTGGTGGCCCTCGCCGACGACCTGCGGCTCGGCATGTTCGTGATCTCCCAGCTGGCCCACCGGCACGGCATCGCCGTCACCCTGCGCCCGTCGCCGTACGGCGGGACGACGGCGATCGTGCTGCTCCCGCACACCATCGTGGTGTGCGACGCGCCGCACGGGGCCGAGGCCGCCCCCGCCGTCGTGGGGAACGGACACCGCACGGCGGCCGGCCCGGACCGGGCGGCCACCACCGGCACCACGGACACGGCGGACTCCACGGACGCCACGGACGCTCCGGAGCCCGAGAACACTGCGGACGCCCGGCCCCCCGCGACCGATGCCGCCGAAGCGGCCGACACGGCCGAGACGAGCGAGACAGTCGCGGCCACCGCCGCGCCCGGGCCCGGAAAACTCACCCCGCTCCCCCGCCGGGTGCCGCAGACCAGCCTGGCCGCCGAACTGCGGGAGGAGGTGGCGGCGCCCATCGCCGAGCACGACTCCGGGGACTTCACGGCGGAACACGCGGCCGCCTCCCTCGGCGGTTTCCAGCGCGGCACGTCCCGGGCACGTGCGAACGGCGGCGACCCCCGGGCCGGCGCCCCCCGTACCGACGACGCCGCCGTGCCGCCGTCCGCCGCCACCGACACGGCGGCCTCCTCCGGGGCCCCCGCCGGCTCCCGAGAGCTCCCGAATCCGCCCTCCGACCGCTGA
- a CDS encoding damage-control phosphatase ARMT1 family protein, with the protein MPDTPTAPVLLGNRPGSFPHGVLAERHPAIIRQVRDAFPYEPAQRHALDALLTHCTEGTIEALPADAHDRDRWTAWGMDTYAGQSWYDVPWLWSESWFYRQLLRAVGYFGPGPWQGIDPFRPSKLAELDSPETDEELAALDDLAGRPADERGRALLHGSLWGNRADLGFRLSAEGTDLGAAVPALVADDSERLWSLLDPSRAGQAGTLVLVADNAGRELVPDLLLIDHLLAHGHIGRAVLHIKPYPYYVSDATTADVVDALRRLTDAGAAAAGHGRRLRDALADGRLALRAHPFSCSPLPYEEMPDDLRADFARAAVTIVKGDLNYRRLVGDRQWPPTTPFAEVTGYFPGPVAALRTLKSDVVTGLAPGTEEALVAAEEQRWRTSGTHALIQVRT; encoded by the coding sequence ATGCCCGACACCCCCACCGCCCCCGTGCTCCTCGGCAACCGGCCCGGCTCGTTCCCGCACGGCGTGCTCGCCGAGCGGCACCCCGCGATCATCCGGCAGGTGCGCGACGCCTTCCCCTACGAGCCCGCGCAGCGACACGCGCTCGACGCACTGCTGACCCACTGCACCGAAGGCACGATCGAGGCCCTCCCCGCCGACGCCCACGACCGGGACCGCTGGACGGCCTGGGGGATGGACACATACGCCGGACAGTCCTGGTACGACGTGCCCTGGCTGTGGTCCGAGAGCTGGTTCTACCGTCAACTGCTGCGAGCGGTGGGTTACTTCGGCCCCGGCCCCTGGCAGGGCATCGACCCCTTCCGCCCCTCCAAGCTCGCCGAACTCGACTCGCCCGAGACCGACGAGGAACTCGCCGCGCTCGACGACCTCGCCGGACGGCCCGCGGACGAACGGGGCCGGGCCCTGCTGCACGGCTCCCTCTGGGGAAACCGCGCCGACCTCGGCTTCCGGCTGTCCGCCGAGGGAACCGACCTCGGGGCGGCCGTTCCCGCGCTGGTGGCCGACGACAGCGAGCGCCTGTGGTCGCTGCTGGACCCCTCCCGCGCGGGCCAGGCGGGCACCCTGGTGCTGGTCGCCGACAACGCCGGCCGCGAACTCGTCCCCGATCTGCTGCTCATCGACCACCTGCTGGCCCACGGGCACATCGGCCGGGCGGTGCTGCACATCAAGCCGTACCCGTACTACGTCTCCGACGCCACCACCGCCGACGTCGTCGACGCGCTGCGCCGGCTGACCGACGCCGGGGCGGCGGCGGCCGGACACGGGCGACGGCTCCGGGACGCCCTCGCCGACGGACGGCTCGCCCTGCGCGCGCACCCCTTCTCCTGCTCCCCGCTGCCCTACGAGGAGATGCCGGACGACCTCCGCGCCGACTTCGCCCGGGCCGCCGTCACCATCGTCAAGGGGGACCTCAACTACCGTCGGCTGGTGGGCGACCGGCAGTGGCCGCCGACCACGCCGTTCGCGGAGGTCACCGGGTACTTCCCGGGACCGGTCGCCGCCCTGCGCACCCTGAAGTCCGACGTCGTCACCGGCCTGGCACCCGGTACGGAGGAGGCGCTGGTCGCGGCCGAGGAGCAACGCTGGCGCACCAGCGGCACCCATGCGCTGATCCAGGTGCGGACATAG
- a CDS encoding roadblock/LC7 domain-containing protein — MTRPVPATHTQLDQLLTGLVERVAEVNQAVVLSEDGLVVSKSTGFLRDDAERLAATASGLMSLSKGVSMDFRGGPVRQALIEMANSYLILTSAGPGAHLVVLTGPGADVGVVAYQMNMLVKKIGEHLSAAPRGTAGPATDSGA; from the coding sequence ATGACACGCCCCGTACCCGCCACTCACACCCAGCTCGACCAGCTGCTCACCGGACTCGTGGAGCGGGTCGCCGAGGTGAACCAGGCCGTGGTGCTGTCCGAGGACGGTCTGGTGGTCAGCAAGTCCACCGGGTTCCTGCGCGACGACGCGGAGCGTCTGGCGGCCACCGCGTCCGGGCTGATGAGCCTCAGCAAGGGCGTCAGCATGGACTTCCGCGGCGGCCCGGTGCGCCAGGCGCTCATCGAGATGGCCAACAGCTACCTGATCCTCACCTCGGCCGGTCCGGGCGCCCACCTCGTGGTGCTGACCGGGCCGGGCGCGGACGTCGGTGTGGTCGCCTACCAGATGAACATGCTGGTGAAGAAGATCGGCGAGCACCTCAGCGCGGCGCCCCGGGGCACCGCAGGCCCCGCCACCGACTCCGGCGCGTGA